From a single Nymphaea colorata isolate Beijing-Zhang1983 chromosome 4, ASM883128v2, whole genome shotgun sequence genomic region:
- the LOC116253374 gene encoding uncharacterized protein LOC116253374 isoform X3 → MGLKIPSPVSIAISFFLLLGVLFAGFQWLDQPISAGKWYFFRNPFGLTHSSDDLPARPAAEDCPGVCANTTTAPEVRPFPSGPSCPDYLRWIHEDLRPWNRSGITREMLEAGKKLANFRLAIVGGKAYVETYRKSFQTRDLFTIWGILQLLSWYPGRIPDLDLMFNGGDVPRVLAKHYRPNKGLMPPPVFHYCADDASHDIVFPDWSFWGWAEVNIKPWERLVKELRAGNGRRKWKDRERSAYWRGNPYVSGTREDLLKCNLSESHDWNARLYIQNWDEETRRGFKQSNLADQCTHRYKIYVEGAAWSVSRKYILACDSPTLSVKDRYYDFFSRSLLPGQHFWPISADNKCPSIKFAVDWGNSHPQKAQEIGKAGSSFILNDLRMENVYDYMFHALTEYAKLLRYKPTIPSAAKPVCSESMASTESGRVKEFMIESKVEGPRNAGPCALPPPDPAAIESLMRRKKESVKQVQRWEREARDRRNKGT, encoded by the exons ATGGGATTGAAGATTCCTTCACCGGTGTCAATCGCCATCTCCTTCTTCCTGCTTCTTGGTGTCCTCTTCGCCGGCTTTCAGTGGCTCGACCAG CCCATTTCTGCAGGCAAGTGGTACTTCTTTCGAAACCCATTTGGCCTGACCCATTCAAGCGACGATTTGCCAGCACGCCCAGCAGCGGAGGACTGTCCGGGCGTTTGTGCCAACACGACTACTGCACCGGAGGTCCGGCCATTTCCCTCCGGTCCCTCCTGCCCGGACTACTTGAGGTGGATCCATGAGGACCTCCGGCCCTGGAACCGGAGCGGTATCACCCGAGAGATGTTGGAGGCCGGAAAGAAGCTCGCCAACTTCCGGCTGGCCATAGTCGGAGGAAAGGCGTACGTGGAGACGTACCGGAAATCGTTCCAGACGAGGGACTTGTTCACCATCTGGGGCATCCTTCAGCTCCTCAGTTGGTACCCTGGCCGCATTCCAGATCTTGATCTCATGTTCAACGGCGGGGATGTCCCAAGGGTCCTGGCCAAGCACTACCGGCCAAATAAAGGGCTCATGCCACCCCCCGTGTTTCACTACTGTGCTGATGACGCTTCACATGACATCGTCTTCCCCGATTGGTCCTTTTGGGGCTG GGCAGAGGTGAACATAAAACCATGGGAGCGGCTGGTGAAGGAGCTGAGAGCAGGCAACGGAAGGAGGAAATGGAAGGATCGGGAGAGAAGTGCTTATTGGAGGGGGAACCCATACGTGTCTGGAACCCGGGAGGACCTTCTCAAGTGTAACCTTTCTGAGTCCCATGACTGGAACGCGCGACTTTATATCCAG AATTGGGACGAAGAAACTCGAAGAGGATTCAAGCAATCAAACCTAGCAGATCAATGCACTCACAG ATATAAGATTTACGTGGAAGGGGCTGCATGGTCGGTGAGCAGAAAGTATATATTGGCATGCGACTCCCCAACTCTGTCGGTGAAGGATCGATACTACGACTTCTTCTCCAGGTCCCTCCTGCCGGGCCAACACTTTTGGCCCATAAGCGCCGATAACAAATGCCCCTCCATCAAGTTTGCGGTTGATTGGGGGAACAGCCATCCACAGAAG GCTCAAGAGATTGGGAAGGCAGGAAGCAGCTTCATTCTGAATGATCTGCGGATGGAGAATGTATATGACTACATGTTTCACGCTCTAACTGAATATGCAAAGCTGTTGAGGTACAAGCCCACCATACCCTCGGCGGCAAAGCCCGTCTGTTCGGAATCCATGGCTTCCACTGAGAGCGGGCGGGTGAAGGAGTTCATGATAGAATCGAAGGTAGAAGGACCACGAAACGCAGGGCCTTGTGCTCTTCCTCCTCCCGATCCCGCTGCAATCGAGTCGCTgatgagaaggaagaaggaatcCGTGAAACAAGTACAACGATGGGAGCGAGAAGCTAGGGACAGACGGAACAAAGGAACATAG
- the LOC116253710 gene encoding uncharacterized protein LOC116253710: MVLKRPSPVSIAISVILLLGVLFAGFQWLDQPIYAGKWYFFRNPSGLTHSSDDLLAPPEAAEDFRDVCANTTTTPEVRQFPPGPSCPDYLRWIHEDLRPWNRSGITREMVESGEKLADFRLVIVGGKAYVETYRRSFQTRDLFTIWGILQLLSWYPGRIPDLDLMFNCGDVPMVLAADYQPNEGLMPPPVFHYCADDASQDIVFPDWSFWGWAEVNIKPWEPLVKELRAGNRRRKWKERERSAYWRGNPYVSGTREDLLKCNLSESHDWNARLYIQNWDEETQQGFKQSNLADQCTHRYKIYVEGVAWSVSRKYILACDSPTLSVKDRYYDFFSRSLQPGQHFWPISADNKCPSIKFAVDWGNSHPQKAQEIGKAGSSFILNDLRMENVYDYMFHALTEYAKLLRYKPTIPSAAKPVCSESMASTESGRVKEFMIESKVEGPRNAGPCALPPPDPAAIESLMRRKKESVEQVERWEREARD; the protein is encoded by the exons ATGGTATTGAAGAGGCCTTCGCCGGTGTCAATCGCCATCTCCGTCATCCTGCTCCTTGGTGTCCTCTTCGCCGGCTTTCAGTGGCTGGACCAG CCCATTTATGCAGGCAAGTGGTACTTCTTTCGAAACCCGTCTGGCCTGACCCATTCAAGCGACGATTTGCTAGCACCTCCAGAAGCAGCGGAGGACTTTCGGGATGTTTGCGCCAACACGACTACTACACCGGAGGTCCGGCAATTCCCGCCCGGTCCCTCCTGCCCGGACTATTTGAGGTGGATCCATGAAGACCTCCGGCCCTGGAACCGGAGCGGTATCACCCGAGAGATGGTGGAGTCCGGAGAGAAGCTCGCCGACTTCCGGCTGGTCATCGTCGGTGGAAAGGCGTACGTGGAGACGTACCGGAGATCTTTCCAGACGAGGGACTTGTTCACCATCTGGGGCATCCTTCAGCTCCTCAGTTGGTACCCTGGCCGCATTCCAGATCTTGATCTCATGTTCAACTGCGGTGATGTCCCAATGGTCCTTGCCGCGGACTACCAGCCAAATGAAGGGCTCATGCCACCCCCCGTGTTTCACTACTGTGCTGATGACGCCTCACAAGACATTGTCTTCCCCGATTGGTCCTTTTGGGGCTG GGCAGAGGTGAACATAAAGCCATGGGAGCCGCTGGTGAAGGAGCTGAGAGCAGGCAACAGAAGGAGGAAATGGAAGGAGCGGGAGAGAAGTGCTTATTGGAGGGGGAACCCATACGTGTCTGGAACCCGGGAGGACCTTCTCAAGTGTAACCTTTCCGAGTCCCATGACTGGAACGCGCGACTTTATATCCAG AATTGGGACGAAGAAACTCAACAAGGATTCAAGCAATCAAACCTAGCAGATCAATGCACTCACAG ATACAAGATTTACGTGGAAGGGGTTGCATGGTCGGTGAGCAGAAAATACATACTGGCATGCGACTCCCCAACTCTGTCGGTGAAGGATCGATACTACGACTTCTTCTCCAGGTCCCTCCAGCCGGGCCAACACTTTTGGCCCATAAGCGCTGATAACAAATGCCCCTCCATCAAGTTTGCTGTTGACTGGGGGAACAGCCATCCGCAAAAG GCTCAAGAGATTGGGAAGGCAGGAAGCAGCTTCATTCTGAATGATCTGCGGATGGAGAATGTATATGACTACATGTTTCACGCTCTAACTGAATATGCAAAGCTGTTGAGGTACAAGCCCACCATACCCTCGGCGGCAAAGCCCGTCTGTTCGGAATCCATGGCTTCCACTGAGAGCGGGCGGGTGAAGGAGTTCATGATAGAATCGAAGGTAGAAGGACCACGAAACGCAGGGCCTTGTGCTCTTCCTCCTCCCGATCCCGCTGCAATCGAGTCACTgatgagaaggaagaaggaatcCGTGGAACAAGTAGAACGATGGGAGCGAGAAGCTAGGGACTGA